A region from the Triticum aestivum cultivar Chinese Spring chromosome 3D, IWGSC CS RefSeq v2.1, whole genome shotgun sequence genome encodes:
- the LOC123074057 gene encoding F-box/LRR-repeat protein 14-like, producing MEDLPEELFAEFLKRITRTSDLNSLSLVSKRLYKIEADQRGAIHVGCGLCPATEALASLCTRFPNLCKVEIDYSGWTEGHGNQLDNQGLSVLSSHCPSLASLGLSFCSYIDDSGLGYLACSKKLASLRLTSTPNITSRGLLTVSVHCQSLSALHIIDCNKVGSKDWLEYLGSVGSLEELVVKNCEGISQDDLLKFGSGWINLQKFVFEIKKRFFRNRWAGPNGGYDPSYDPHSLNMYDFICENMKDLKLGSIEIATGKGLRFLLGRCKALEKLCLEYVRGLNDNDMIALSQSCNNLKSISLSLDPQYYQDDFRTAFTDNSLKALALSCPMLESVDLTFSGCDTMYPSEIGFTQKGLVALIQSCPIRVLVLRGANFFNDKGMKALSSAPLLEALDLVDCESITDAGLRFTVCAPCLINLTLRLCESVTNVGVSKLAHPQKLDSLIIERCCQVSEQAVRGAARSVQYSESVSHSELEKLFTVSC from the coding sequence aTGGAGGATCTCCCGGAGGAACTGTTTGCAGAGTTCCTCAAAAGGATCACCAGGACAAGTGATCTGAATTCTCTTTCCCTTGTATCGAAGCGGCTCTACAAGATTGAGGCAGATCAGAGGGGTGCTATCCATGTTGGCTGTGGCCTTTGCCCTGCTACAGAAGCCTTGGCATCGCTGTGCACCCGATTCCCTAATTTGTGTAAAGTGGAAATCGACTACTCTGGTTGGACGGAAGGCCATGGCAATCAGTTGGACAACCAAGGCCTCTCTGTGTTATCATCTCACTGCCCCTCGCTGGCTAGTCTTGGTTTAAGCTTTTGCTCATACATCGATGACTCTGGTCTTGGTTATCTAGCCTGTTCCAAGAAACTAGCGTCCCTCAGGTTGACGTCCACACCAAACATAACTTCAAGAGGGCTTCTCACCGTGTCTGTTCATTGCCAGAGTCTTTCTGCTCTCCACATTATTGACTGCAACAAAGTAGGTAGCAAAGATTGGTTGGAGTACCTTGGCTCTGTAGGATCATTGGAGGAGCTTGTAGTAAAGAATTGCGAGGGCATCAGCCAGGATGACCTCCTGAAGTTTGGCTCGGGATGGATAAATCTACAGAAGTTTGTGTTTGAAATCAAGAAAAGATTCTTTCGTAATAGGTGGGCTGGTCCTAATGGGGGCTATGATCCCTCATACGACCCTCATAGCCTGAATATGTATGATTTCATTTGTGAGAACATGAAGGACTTGAAGTTGGGATCTATCGAAATTGCGACAGGAAAAGGACTTCGTTTTCTCCTTGGGAGGTGCAAAGCACTGGAGAAACTTTGCTTGGAGTATGTTCGGGGTCTAAATGACAACGACATGATTGCATTATCCCAGAGCTGCAACAACCTTAAAAGCATCTCACTTTCGCTGGATCCTCAGTACTACCAAGATGATTTCAGGACGGCATTTACTGATAACAGCCTTAAGGCTCTAGCTCTCAGTTGCCCTATGCTTGAGAGTGTTGATCTCACATTTTCAGGTTGTGATACCATGTACCCGTCAGAAATAGGCTTCACACAGAAGGGCCTAGTGGCTCTCATTCAGTCTTGCCCGATTCGTGTTCTCGTGCTAAGGGGTGCCAACTTCTTTAATGACAAGGGGATGAAGGCCCTCTCATCTGCTCCATTACTGGAGGCCCTCGACCTTGTGGATTGCGAGAGCATAACTGATGCTGGGCTGCGTTTCACTGTGTGTGCCCCATGCTTGATTAATCTCACGCTCCGGCTCTGTGAAAGTGTGACTAATGTTGGAGTATCGAAGCTGGCACATCCACAGAAGTTAGACTCTCTGATCATTGAACGATGTTGCCAGGTCTCTGAGCAGGCTGTGCGTGGGGCTGCCAGATCAGTTCAATACTCCGAGTCTGTAAGCCACAGCGAGCTAGAAAAATTGTTCACAGTTAGCTGTTGA